The Pseudorasbora parva isolate DD20220531a chromosome 19, ASM2467924v1, whole genome shotgun sequence genomic sequence ACGGGatgagctggtcaatgacctgaaaagagctgggaccaccgtttccaaggttactgttgttaatacactaagacgtcatggttcaaaatcatgcatggcacagaaGGTTCTCCTGCTTAAACCACCATGTCATGGcccatcttaagtttgccaatgaccatttggatgatccagaggagtcatgggagaaaatCGTGTGGTCATCATGTGGTCtatgaagcatgggggtggtagcgtcatgctttgggggtgtttatctgcacatgggacagggcgactgcactgtattaaggagagggtGACCGGGGCCATgcattgcgagattttggggaacaacctccttccctcagagCATTgtagatgggtcgaggctgggtcttccaaaatgacaatgacccgaatcacacagccaggataaccaaggagtggctctataagaagcatatcaaggttctggcatggcccagccagtctccagacctaaacccaatagagagtctttggagggagctcaagctccgtgtttctcagtgacaggccagaaacctgactgatctagagaagatctgtgtggaggagtgggccaaaatccctcctgcagtgtgtgaaacctggtgaaaaactacaggaaatgtttgacctctgtaattgcaaacaaaggctactgtaccaaatattaacattgattttctcaggtgttcaaatacttatttgcagctgtatcatacaaataaatagttaaaaaatcatacagtgtgatttctggattttttattttttagattgtctcacagtggacatgcacctacggtgacaatttcagacccctctgtgatttctaagtgggagaacttgcaaaatagcagggtgttcaaatacttattttcctcactgtgtgtatgtatgtatgtatgtgtatatatatatatatatatatatatatatatatatatatatatatatatatatatatatatatacatacatacatacatacatacatacatacatacatacatacatacatacatacatacatacatacatacatacatacatacatacatacatacatacatacacacacacacacactctcacctaaaggattattaggaacacctgttcaatttcgcattaatgcaattatctaatcaaccaatcacatggcagttgcttcaatgcatttaggggtgtggtcctggtcaagacaatctcctgaactccaaactgaatgtcagaatgggaaagaaaggagatttaagcaattttgaacgtggcatggttgttggtgccagacgggctggtctgagtatttcacaatctggtcagttactgggattttcacgcacaaccacttctagggtttacaaaaaatggtgtgaaaagggaaaaacatccagtatgcggcagtcctgtgggcaaaaatgccttgttgatgctagaggtcagaggagaatgggccgactgattcaagctgatagaagagcaactttgactgaaatagccactcgttacaaccgaggtatgcagaaAAGCATGTGTGAaggcacaacacacacaaccttgaggcagaagaagaccccaccgggtaccactcatctcctcaacaaatagaaaaaagaggctacaatttccacaagctcaccaaaattggacatttgaagactggaaaaatgttgcctggtctaatgagtctcgattttttttgttgagacattcagatggtagagtcaaaatcaggcataaacagaatgagaacatggatccatcatgccttgttaccactgtgcaggctggtggtggtggtgtaatggtgtgggggatgttttcttggcacactttaggccccttagtgccaattgggcattgtttaaatgccacggcctacctgagcattgtttctgaccatgtccatccctttatgaccatcatgtacccatcctctgatggctacttccagcaggataatgcaccatcaCAAAGCTTGACTCATtgcaaattggtttcttgaacatgacattgAGTTCAgtgtactaaaatggcctccgcagtcaccagatctcaacccaataaagCATCTTTgtgatgtggtggaatgggagcttcgtgacctggatgtgcatcccacaaatttccatcaactgcaagatgctgtcctatcaatatgggccaacatttctaagaATGCttccagcaccttgttgaatcaatgccacgtagaattaaggcacttctgaaggcgaaagggggtcaaacacagtattagtatggtgttcctaataatcctttaggtgagtgtatgtatatatatattaattctgTGTATGTATGATCAaagtatgtgtgtatatatatatatatatatatatatatatatatatatatatatatatataccatatTAATTCtgactcatgattatctgtttatttagtaattataatgccaTTAATATATTTGATACAAGAACATGAAAAAATGGGGGGAAAATTATCCAATGTGTTGTGATTTATCCCCACTCATTAACAGGAGCACAAGTCCAAAGTCGTTCAGTTGGAGGAACGGGTGGCGAAGGTGAAGACCCGATATTCTATTGCCCTTCGCAACCTTGAGCAAATCAGCGAGCAGATCCATGCGCAAAGGGGGCGCATTCGTGCTGCTAGAGAGCGCAACCGGGCCCGTGGGGGGCGGAGCTCTCCTGTTGGGGCAGAGTCTGAGGGTGTAATTCAGGCAGGGGCGTATGCAGGGGTGGTGGCCAATCCTTTAATGGATAATGACTGGGCTGATCAAGAGAAAACCCGGCAGTGGGTGGAGAAACACAGGGAGGCAGGGTGGGGCCACCGAGAGAGAGTGGAGAAGGCGGGGTCAGACTCCATGTCAGTCATAAGCTTGCAAACCATTGCCTCCGACCTGGAGAAGTTCGATTCTGTGGAGCACTTGGGCGACCTGAGTGATGTCGGAAGTATAATAGGTGAGGAGAAGGAGgcagagagcgagagaggattTAGGGCTGAAGACAGAATAGTAGCGAGAGAGGTGGCGAACATTTCGAGACAGGATGCAGAGAAAGGTGCCTCagggacagacagacagcagagagagagagagcgagagagcttTGTGAAGCAGCACCACAGAAGTGTTAGTTTGTGAGGAAACAGGAAATAATAGTTATAGCCTGTTACTCCACCCCAATCCTGGCGGGCTGAAGCTTGCCGGCAGGCTTCCAGACGAGACTCTCAACTGACTACAAATGAATCAGACCGAAAACACACTGTATTTgcttaaaggtgaagtgtgtaatttcAGTGCCACTAGTGGCACAAACAGaactgaaaaaacaaagactGTTTTTAAACGGGTTTCCCCGAAACACGCATCTTTCTGTTATTGGTGACATAAACAGATGGTCCCATGCCCTATCTTGTGCCATTGGTTGagccgatttttttttttgtgtgtctggTTGAGATGCTCAGAAAGAGTTTGCACTTTTCGGGGAAATCAACATACTAATGGCTTCATTATAGTTTTACTTTAGGTTGAGATAGGATAATGTTGAGAAAATTCCACACTtcatctttaaagggttagttttctttcattcatcttcgcaacacaaatgaagataacTTATGTATATTGCATTATAAAAGtttttattacaattataaTGCGTTCTCATGATCGATCTCATGTAAAATCATAACCAcagttataataattataatatattttcacaCCTTTATAAAGtcgaatacattttaaagaaacatgacaaacaACCAACTTCAGATGTAACGAGAAATTTGCAAatgttataatgcattttaactttgCTTACATTTATTCATGACCCTGGAACACAAAACCATCATACCACCCATCATAcgggtcattaaaaaaaaagatttatacaTTAAATATGAAATCTAAATAagtaagctttccattgattaatggtttgttaggatatgaaaatatttgaaaatcttAGGGTACAAAAATATCTAATTATTGAGAAAATCgcttttaaagttgtccaaatgaagtccttagcaacacattactattaataatacatttttaatatatatttacggtaagaattttacaaaatatcttcatggaacatgatctttacttaatatccgaataaattttggcataaaagaattgatcattttgacccatcCAGTGAGCTATTGCCAAAAAAAAACTTCTGCGACTTATGTGCGGGTTTTGGTCACATTTATAAAGTGATATATACTTTATATCTTATACATTACAACATACATTAAGAATACTTTAACAATGAATTATACATTAACCCAAATTCTGACTGTTCATCATAAAAAGTGATCCAATcacttcagaaaatttggactaaacggCTCGATTGATATGGAtttgttttacaatctctttatgatcTTTTTGAAGCgacaaagtggtagttgcatagctgtcaGTGGAGGGACGGAAatctaatatttaatttaaattaacttgctttgtgttttgaagatgaatgaaagtcttacaggttttgAACGACATGAGCATGAGTAATTGATGaaatttgtttttcattttttggtgaactatccctttaacgtcACAAACTATGGAAGTCCACCaatttccggaaaaaaaaaaattcgaaaaaaaaaaatggttgcaTCGCAATAAGAACTAGTCACatttgtgagatatgaagtcacaTTGTGAAATGTAAACTTGCATTGTAAGGTTTCAAATCCCATTTATAGATATAAATTGAAAGTAATTTGCGTGTAAAATGGACTTTCCCGAAAACTTTTCTCTGCATTTACCAGCCAATTGTAAACATCAGATTTTATAGTtaaatgtgtgtattttaaAGATTTTCAATCATTTGTTAATTATATTCTAATACAATTAGCATAATCATTGCCCATGAATTACATAATGTACAAAAAGGTTATGGGCTCCAGACAAATTGGCCATATGCTTAAATTATTCAATGAAAGTGTTAATCTCGCAGACAAATAATACTGGTGGTCAGAATAATAATCTATAATAAAGGGGCAAATAGACTGTGGCTGTTTATCAATGAGATTTCTTTAACTAATTGGTTAATAGGAATTTCATataatacagctctggaaaaaattgagACCACTCAAAGTttagaaatcaatgttaagtggtctcttaattttttccagagttgTATTATAAGATGCCTATTAACCAATTAGTATCAGCAAAattgctttgcaatacaatttgaacacagtaagtacattgtactttgatgtaagtacatagtacttaaggccacctaatttAAAGTGGGGCCCTTATTTCTGTCAGATCTAAAGTTGCAATTAATTGAAACAAAATCGcatttgcaataaataaacctgccatttttttatttttattttttttactggaaaTGGTGGAAACAGGCTACTATAACCAACAACCCTACTGCATGGTTCAAATCAGATCAAAGCTTCTCTAGGGGTGGTGACCTAaggttcagaaatcattataatgaaTCCATTTTTAGACATAAGAAATAGAGTAATCTAGAGGAAAGAGAGTATCACACTTACACTGATTGACATGGCATTATTGTAACACTGCACTATAGCAGAGGGGGTTCAAATGTTCTCGGCATTAATGAATAACAATGAGGAGGGTTGAGGTGGTATTTTAGTCAGTCTGCAGGGATTTGTAGTTCTCACTCTCACGATCCTGTCTTCTCGGTTACTGTTTCACTATCGGTCAGGGggcagggggaaaaaaagactgAAAAGACACTTCACTCaatgagagagagggagaatgaAAACAAATGAGGAATGCATTAaacattaaagattaaactcaCATCTCTGCTTGTTACCACAGAAAAGAGAAATGCTCTTACAATAGAGGTCTATAGGTACTGCTGTACAATTCCCTGAGCGGCTTAAATTGTTACTTTACGCACATTTAGGTTTAGGTGACTGAAAGCCGAGTGATTATAGATAATGACACAGATGCTGTTGGTAAAACTTCACTTGTATGTAACCTGTCATTTCCTTTTAATATTGTGTTTGGTTTCCATCTCCGTCTCTCAGCAAGTgtagatatttaaaaaatgtttttcatttgGCTGTCAGTTAGTATTATTTTGCAGAACTTGTAACATTAAGTTCTAGGTCATCGATTTGTGGcatttatgatatatttttAGATCTAGAGtattgtttttattgatttttgttatatttaagaGATTTTAGATTGTAGGTCAGTCCAGGAGCATTAAGGAGGTCTTGTCTTAGCAGAAAGACAAGAACAGAACAAGTTTACATGTGTGTCCTGCTGGAATTTTACAAGCAAAGTTAAGCAAATAAAACACCAGTGGAATGACTGAATGATGGATGATGTGTACTTGATGACGTAACTGTGTTTAGCAGATATACACTTTGAAATCCTGTAATATGCTAGCTGTTTGAACAAACCGTGCTGTGGACAGTACAGTATTGTTTGCAAGTTTACATCCTACTCTTCCAAAAAAAATGGttgttttgacttttttttaaagtagctgttgtagtttttttgtccataaaaCATGTAAATCCATCCTTCCTCCATCATAACCTCTTCTGTACAGATCCCTCACATGTCCTCATAGTAAATAGATGATGCTCTGTAGAGTTAATCCAGTATGCTGCTGTCTCTCTCCATTCATAAGGTCACATGAACTCTATATGTATATACAAGCTGATGTATGATGAATTCAAATAATCTTTACGTGACTGATAACTTATGTAAATGTTAATTTATTGCACAGTTAGAGATAATAAAACTTGAATTTAACAACTATTCTCTTTGTTTTCTCATTTCATTTCACTTTACACAGATGGAGGTGTGGTTGCTATAATTGCTACTTTGTGTCTCCCAGTTGTGATTTTATATTTCCCAATGTAACTACATCTCTTAATTGTGAACTCTCAGTGCATCTTTACATCATGTAGTGTAACTGTTTCTCGTAATTGTGACTTATGGGAGACTTAAAAAGTATTG encodes the following:
- the sh3bp5lb gene encoding SH3 domain-binding protein 5-like isoform X2 encodes the protein MRSTDWNYSWTRKKFTNVWNNLREARSSYRRILTDSARKLNAQGSQLGACIEKARPYYEARRLAKEAQQETQKAALRYERAVSMHTAAREMVYVAEQGLLADRNTLDPTWQEMLNHATAKVNEAEEERLRSEREHQRVTQLCQEAEARVQTLQKALKRVIIKSKPYFELKAQFNHILEEHKSKVVQLEERVAKVKTRYSIALRNLEQISEQIHAQRGRIRAARERNRARGGRSSPVGAESEGVIQAGAYAGVVANPLMDNDWADQEKTRQWVEKHREAGWGHRERVEKAGSDSMSVISLQTIASDLEKFDSVEHLGDLSDVGSIIGEEKEAESERGFRAEDRIVAREVANISRQDAEKGASGTDRQQRERERESFVKQHHRSVSL